Below is a window of Rhizobium sullae DNA.
GCATCCGTCAAGTGGCGGCGGCCGTCCGAGAAGATGACAAGGCATTGGTCGATGAAGCCACTGGCGAGGTCATTGCTCATGCCGATGGGGAGGGCGAATATTATGGCGCAGATATCCTCGGCTATCTCGGGTACTGATGAGTGCTGCCGCGACCGCGAGAGGATCGTGACCCGAACGGGCGAAGACCGCTTGCAGGCTTCATTCGTCGTGGCGAATAGAGCCGTACGCCGAAGCGGATCGCCCAGGACCTCGCCCTTGGAAAGCTTCACCAGATTGAATCGATCACCCAAAACACATTCATAATTGTCGTTGGACCGTGGACTCCGAACGCGCGATTCTCGGCCATGATCGCACAGCCGTACCAGCTCTATGTCGAACGCAAGGACCACGCCAAGAACATGGCTCGCTTCTATTCGATGTCGATCGACGCCAACCTGTTCGGTGAACTTTGCCTGACCCGGCGATGGGGCCGGATCGGCGCCAAGGGCCAGACGTTGATCCATCACTTCGAGCGGGAGCAGGATGCGTTTGCCCTGTTCCTGGACCTAACTCGACAGAAGCGCGCCCGAGGCTATCGAACGAGGTCAGCCGCCGCCCGAGAATCTGATAGTGCCGCTCCTTCTATCGTCATCGAGCTTGGGGCAAATAGGTGAGACAAATTTTGACGGGCGCCATTTCCGCCACCGTTCTGCTAGGGGCCATCTCGGCTGTCCCGCACGTTGAAGCGGCGCAATCCGGTCAATTCGCAAGGTTCCAAAAGTGTGCGTCCGGCGCCCGTTACAACTGCGTCGTCGACGGTGATACGCTGTGGATCAGCGGCCAGAAGGTGAGGGTTGCCGACATCGACGCCCCGGAGATCAGCACCCCGAAATGCGCCTCGGAACTGGCACTCGGCAACAAGGCAACAGACCGGTTGATCGAGCTCGTCAGCGAAGGGCCATTCCAACTCCAGGCGTGGCCAGGCCGCGATACGGATCGCTACGGTCGTGAGCTCCGTGTTCTTGTCCGGGACGGGCGAAGCCTCGGCGATCGGCTGGTCTCGGAAGGCCTGGCGCGGACCTGGTCGGGACGCCGCGAACCGTGGTGTTGAGGAACCGGCTCGCCGGAGCGGGCCGGTAGCGCCTTACGGGCGCCGGTTCCAGGCTGTCTCGAAGTTGAGTTCGATGTCGACGAAGAAGAGGATCTTGATCGCGACCTTCAGACCGAACTTACCGTTGCGGAAGAAGTGACCGATGACCTTGCAGAGAGTGCGCAGGCGGCGGCCGGTAGCGGTGAGGAACTTGGCGAGCTGTTGCATGATGGTTCTCCTGTGATTGCGCTTCATCGCGGGGATGAGATGCGGACCGGGAAGGAGTGCTGCATCGGAACGACCGCAGCGAAGCGGAGGACCTGAGAACGACTGAATTTTGCTGCGCGAGGAAGCCAAGGCGGGGAAAATTCCGGCGGCATCAGGTTGCGGCACGACGCTCGAGACGCACCATCCCTGATGTCGATGAAATGGATCACAGAAGAACCGCGACAGTGCTGTCGGTTGCCCCTCAGTAAGGGGGCTCCCAATCGAAGGTCTCGCTCTGCAGGTCGACGGCTGCCGCAAGCTCCGCCTGAGCGACATCCAACTCGGCCTGGATCTGACGGCGTTCGCCGGCGTTACGAAGCTCGGCCCGCAGTTCCTCGATCTGGATTTCGATATCGTAGGTCATCGTCTGATCTCCTTGAGTGTGAAAGACGACGACAGCGGCCAGGAGGGGATGGCGGGGTCAGGGATCGCGCAAGCGACCGGCAGGGCCGGGGAGTGGGGGAGCCGATTTTCGGAGGGCGCCGTAGGCGGCTGGAGAAAATTGGAGGAACCGCTCATCCTTGAGACCGGCATGCGCGAGCGGCACACTCCCGGTTTCTGAGTAGCTATCCCTCCCTCTCGTGTGGCAGCAAAAAAGCCGGACCAGGCTCGAAGCCTGTTCCGGCTTTAGATTTTCGTGGAGGTTATGACCCCGGCCTTTCGGGCGGGGCCAGACTTCTCAGTCCCGGTTCGGACGGGACCAGATAAGCTGGAGTGGCGATGTCACGTTGTTTGATCAAGGTCGGAACAAGGCGCTTATGTGAGACGTCAGGCGGTTGCGCCGGTCACGGCTTTCCACTGCGCCATTGCGCGGATCCGATGGATGTGGATGGCGAGGGCTGAGTTTTTCTGGTGCGGGGGGACGAAGAGATTTCGGAGTGCCGAAAAGATCGATATGAACCGTTGCAAGCCGCCGACGGATCGAAATCCCTGCATCATCCGCTCCCGTTTTCGAAGCGGCACGTGAGAATTCTCGGCTCGATTGTTCAGGCCCTTGTGCGATCGATGTTCGACGGCGGGCATCACCTCCCGTCTTGCAGCACCATATGAGCGCAATTTGTCGGTGACGATCCGCTTCGGCGTCAGGCCTTGCTTCTTCAGCAGCCTGACCAGCAATCGCCTGGCGGCTTGGGTATCGCGGCGGGCTTGAACGATCTCGTCGAGAACGTAACCGTCTTGGTCAACGGCACGCCAGAGCCAATGTTTGCGGCCGCCGATGGAAATCACCACCTCGTCCAGATGCCAGATATCCTTTCGCGAAGGCCTCTTTCTGCACAACTGCCTGGCATAAGCCGTTCCGAATTTGCGACCCCATCTCCGGATCGTCTCATGGGAGACGACGATACCGCGCTCCAGCAGCATCTCCTCGACCATCCTCAGGCTCAAAGGGAACCGAAAATACAGCCAGACCGCACGGGCGATGATCTGCGGTGGAAAGCGGTGGTTCTTGTAGCTTACGGCCGGACTGTTCATCCCAACCCATTATCCGACAACCGTTAAGCCGCTGACAACGTGACATCACCCCGGGTACTTGTGCTACATCGAGACGCGGCGGCGACAGCGACAACGGGTGGCAAGGCATGCTGGACATCGAGAAGGACACTGCGAAGAGAATCATCGACGCGCTGGCGGTCGCCATCGACGGCAAGCCCTCTTCGGCGAAGAGCTTCAACCAATTCCCCTACGAGGACCTCGCCGACTACGGCAACTGGGGTCAGGACAACAATGACTCGAAGAGGGACACGCCGCGCACGGGGGCGCTGTTCATGGCCTACCTCGTCTTCTCCGGCGGACGCATCCCGCTGCGCGGCATCGAGATGCACGGGACCTATTTCCGGCCGGACGTCTGGGTCGCGGGTGCGCTCGTCAAGAAGGGCTACCTGACCGTCGACGAAAGCGCGCAGGAATTCGTGGTCACCCAGGACGGCTGGGGCTTCGTCGCCGACACGCTGGAAGGCCTCGGGAAGTAGCGCCATGCAGTATGCCCTGATCGATGGGGAACGGCGCGAGTCCTTTCCGGGCGGCAGGGGAGTCTGTCCGACGTGCGGATCGGCTATGATTTCCAAGTGCGGTGCGCGCATCATGCATCACTGGGCGCATTTTGGCCGCAGGAACTGCGATCCATGGTGGGAGAACGAGACGCCGTGGCACCGCGAATGGAAGAACAGGTTTCCCGAGGAATGCAGGGAGATCTCTCATGTGGCGCCCGACGGGGAAATCCACCGTGCCGACATAAAGACCCCGTCCGGGATCGTTATCGAGGTGCAGCACTCGGCGATGACGGATGCGGAACGGCTGTCGCGGGAAGCCTTCTACGGGAACCTGGTGTGGGTGGTCGACGGTAGCGTCTTCAAGCAGAACTTCGACGTCTATCACGAACTTCCGGCTCCGGAGTCCGAGCTGGGTCAGGACCTCGTGTGGGAGAAAGCCGAGCGGCACATGCACGGCACGATCGTCGGGATGTGCGTCCGGCTTTCCGAGTGCAGGCTTGAGAACCCGGAGGCGACGAAGGCGCGCGCCCGGGGCGGGACCTGGCTCTTCATGCACGAGATCAGGCAGCAGGTGATCGAATCGTATCGAGGGCATCATCAATACGACTGGGTCCGCCCGCGCCGGACATGGCTGGATGCGACCTGTCCGGTCTACATCGACCTCGGCGGTGACTTCATGGCCCGGCTCGAGACCTATGACGAGTCTGGCCTCCCGTGCATCTACTGGGTGTGGAAGCGCAGGTTCGTCCGCGACGTGATGGCGAAGGCCGACGCTCGAGCCGTTGCGGTCAGGGTCTTGCCCATTCCGGCCACTACCGACCGAACGTAGCCTCGAACGCGTCTGCGAGCCGCTGCGATGCGTTTGGGTACGCCTTAACGGGGCGCACGCCCGCGTACAGGCCGAAGCGATCCCGAAGGCGAAGGTGGGGCGAGATCTCAGTTCCATCTTCGTAGCGGACGGAAGGAAGATCGATCGCGTCTAGAAAGATCGCATCTGCAAGACCGCAACGCTCTTCGCCATCGACTTCTATGTCTCGGCTTGCCGCCGTTCTAAGCTCGACTTTGTACAAAATCGGTTGTGATTTCGGGCGCTGCTGAGCAGCTCGGGTGAATCAATTCGCCGCAGGTTTCGGCCTTGCACCTTTCGTTTGGTCGGATTCGAACGGATGGATGAGCGAACAACAACATGATCGTAGCAGTGAGCCGGGAGACGCGGTCCCCCACATCCTTCGCCAATGGCTGTCGCCATTTCGTTTCTGGTTTACCGCGCCGAGTTGGGAGCATCTGCTGGTCCTGGTGATGGGTGCGCTCCTTTCGCCTGGCAAGCGAACTGTGACGGCCTGCTTGCGGATTACCGGTCGTGCGAAGGCAAGCAATTTTGCCGCCTATCATCAACTCCTAAACCGCGCCCGCTGGAACCCCCGCCTGTTGGCGGCCCGCCTGCTATCCATCATCGTTGCCAGGTTCGTGCCCGTTGGCCCCGTCGTGATCGGGATGGACGATACAATCGAACGGCGTTGGGGCCAACGCATCGCCGCTCGTGGCATTTATCGTGACCCGGTGCGCTCAAGCCACGGGCACTTCGTCAAGGCAAGCGGCCTGCGCTGGTTGAGCTTCATGGTCCTTTCCCCTGTCCCATGGGCCAAATGCATC
It encodes the following:
- a CDS encoding competence protein CoiA, coding for MQYALIDGERRESFPGGRGVCPTCGSAMISKCGARIMHHWAHFGRRNCDPWWENETPWHREWKNRFPEECREISHVAPDGEIHRADIKTPSGIVIEVQHSAMTDAERLSREAFYGNLVWVVDGSVFKQNFDVYHELPAPESELGQDLVWEKAERHMHGTIVGMCVRLSECRLENPEATKARARGGTWLFMHEIRQQVIESYRGHHQYDWVRPRRTWLDATCPVYIDLGGDFMARLETYDESGLPCIYWVWKRRFVRDVMAKADARAVAVRVLPIPATTDRT
- a CDS encoding WGR domain-containing protein; this translates as MIAQPYQLYVERKDHAKNMARFYSMSIDANLFGELCLTRRWGRIGAKGQTLIHHFEREQDAFALFLDLTRQKRARGYRTRSAAARESDSAAPSIVIELGANR
- a CDS encoding thermonuclease family protein encodes the protein MRQILTGAISATVLLGAISAVPHVEAAQSGQFARFQKCASGARYNCVVDGDTLWISGQKVRVADIDAPEISTPKCASELALGNKATDRLIELVSEGPFQLQAWPGRDTDRYGRELRVLVRDGRSLGDRLVSEGLARTWSGRREPWC